The following proteins are encoded in a genomic region of Brachypodium distachyon strain Bd21 chromosome 1, Brachypodium_distachyon_v3.0, whole genome shotgun sequence:
- the LOC100843416 gene encoding CBL-interacting protein kinase 25 yields the protein MGDRPKFPGRYEQVKLLGEGNFAKVYLARHADTGEEVAIKVMDKEKLIKLGAVQQIKREIAVMRRLRHPNIVRLHKVMACRSRIFVVMEYVRGGPLYRHIAPNSGIREGDARRFFQQLVSALAFCHAQGVYHRDIKPDNLLVDEHGNLKVADFGLSGVADTARREALLHTVCGTPLYVAPEVFTRRGYDGGKADAWSCGVVLYVLAAGRKPFRDDQFASLYRDICRSDYRCPRSFSPDLVRIVRRLLQPNPAHRITLPQVMETSWFKKDLKEISFYIDSKDCLRSLDGPEEPDLYDSDSDDETTASSSSGSSSSSPAHGMHVSVSAPSLVDLDKTGSNGAQGQQQRMRRIKSLNAFDIIASSPSFDLSGLFEERGERMRFVSGEPVPKIISKLEEIAGQVSFTVRTKDCQVSFEATRNGHKGALAISAKIFQLTPELVMVQVCKKAGDTAEYSQFCHSELKPGLSGLVHGLPEEGLPPALNVA from the coding sequence atgggggATCGGCCAAAGTTCCCCGGGCGGTACGAGCAGGTGAAGCTGCTCGGCGAGGGCAACTTCGCCAAGGTGTACCTGGCGCGGCACGCGGACACGGGGGAAGAGGTGGCCATCAAGGTCATGGACAAGGAGAAGCTCATCAAACTCGGCGCCGTGCAACAGATCAAGCGCGAGATCGCCGTGATGCGCCGCCTCAGGCACCCCAACATCGTGCGGCTCCACAAGGTGATGGCGTGCCGGTCGCGGATCTTCGTCGTCATGGAGTACGTCCGCGGCGGCCCACTGTACCGCCACATCGCGCCCAACAGCGGCATCCGGGAGGGCGACGCGCGCCGCTTCTTCCAGCAGCTGGTGTCCGCGCTCGCCTTCTGCCACGCGCAGGGCGTGTACCATAGGGACATCAAGCCCGACAACCTCCTGGTCGACGAGCACGGGAACCTCAAGGTCGCCGATTTCGGGCTCTCGGGCGTCGCCGACACGGCGCGGAGGGAGGCGCTCCTCCACACCGTCTGCGGCACGCCGCTGTACGTGGCCCCGGAGGTGTTCACGCGCCGGGGCTACGACGGCGGCAAGGCGGACGCCTGGTCCTGCGGCGTCGTCCTCTacgtgctcgccgccggccgcaaGCCCTTCCGGGACGACCAATTCGCCAGCCTCTACCGCGACATCTGCCGCAGCGACTACCGCTGCCCTCGCTCCTTCAGCCCCGACCTCGTGCGCATcgtgcgccgcctcctccagcccAACCCGGCGCACCGGATCACCCTGCCTCAGGTCATGGAGACGAGCTGGTTCAAGAAGGACCTCAAGGAGATCAGCTTCTACATCGACAGCAAGGACTGCCTGCGCAGCCTTGATGGCCCCGAAGAGCCCGACCTGTACGACTCCGACTCTGACGACGAGACCACCGCGTCTTCGTcctccggctcttcttcctcctccccggcgCATGGCATGCACGTCTCGGTGTCAGCGCCGTCGCTGGTCGATCTCGACAAGACGGGCAGCAATGGCGCCCagggccagcagcagcgcatGCGGCGGATCAAGAGCCTGAACGCGTTCGACATCATTGCCTCCTCGCCGAGCTTCGATCTGTCCGGGCTGTTCGAGGAGCGGGGCGAGCGGATGCGTTTCGTGTCCGGCGAGCCGGTGCCCAAGATCATCTCCAAGCTGGAGGAGATCGCCGGGCAGGTCAGCTTCACGGTGCGCACCAAGGACTGCCAGGTCAGCTTCGAGGCCACGAGGAACGGCCACAAGGGCGCGCTCGCAATCTCCGCCAAGATATTCCAGCTCACGCCGGAGCTCGTCATGGTCCAGGTATGCAAGAAGGCCGGAGACACTGCCGAGTACAGCCAGTTCTGCCACAGCGAACTCAAGCCCGGCTTGAGCGGCCTCGTCCACGGCCTGCCGGAGGAGGGCCTGCCTCCGGCGCTGAATGTCGCGTGA
- the LOC100828172 gene encoding peroxidase P7 has product MAYSKSSCVVALALLLFVALAFTANGAKLSARYYDKTCPNVQRVVRSVMARNVAGQPGIAPAVLRLFFHDCFVNGCDGSVLLDSTPFWDSEKDAVPNASLRGFEVVEQIKSLLEHDCPATVSCADILALASRDAVAMLGGPAWNVPLGRKDSRAAHKDAAEAGLPSPQDNLTALVSAFRERGLDARDMTALSGAHTVGMASCENYRERVHGDGDIDPSFAETRRRNCPPSGNDGGMAPFDEQTPMRFDNAYYKDLIARRGLLSSDQALYGSGGKQDGLVEMYSRDGETFARDFAKAMVRMGNIRPPKGTPVEVRLSCNVVNN; this is encoded by the exons ATGGCATACTCCAAGAGCTCTTGCGTCGTTGCACTTGCCTTGCTCCTCTTCGTTGCGCTGGCTTTCACCGCAAATGGCGCCAAGCTCTCGGCCAGGTACTACGACAAGACGTGCCCGAACGTGCAGCGCGTTGTGCGGTCCGTGATGGCGCGCAACGTCGCCGGCCAGCCGGGGATCGCCCCCGCCGTCCTCCGCCTCTTCTTCCATGACTGTTTCGTCAAC GGATGCGATGGCTCCGTTCTCCTGGATAGCACGCCCTTCTGGGACAGCGAGAAGGACGCGGTGCCCAACGCGTCGCTCCGGGGcttcgaggtggtggagcaGATCAAGTCCCTGCTGGAGCACGACTGCCCGGCCACCGTGTCCTGCGCCGACATACTCGCCCTCGCCTCCCGCGACGCCGTGGCCATGCTCGGTGGCCCGGCCTGGAACGTGCCCCTGGGCCGCAAGGACTCGCGCGCGGCCCACAAGGATGCCGCCGAGGCCGGTCTCCCCAGCCCGCAGGACAACCTCACGGCGCTCGTCTCCGCGTTCAGGGAGCGCGGCCTGGACGCCCGCGACATGACCGCGCTCTCCGGCGCGCACACTGTCGGCATGGCCAGCTGCGAGAACTACAGGGAGCGTGtgcacggcgacggcgacatcGACCCCTCCTTCGCCGAGACCAGGCGGCGGAACTGCCCGCCGTCCGGCAATGACGGTGGCATGGCGCCATTCGACGAGCAGACGCCCATGAGGTTCGACAATGCCTACTACAAGGACCTGATCGCGCGGCGTGGGCTCCTTAGCTCCGACCAGGCGCTCTACGGCTCCGGTGGGAAGCAGGACGGTCTGGTGGAGATGTATAGCAGGGATGGGGAGACCTTCGCGAGGGACTTCGCCAAGGCCATGGTGAGGATGGGGAACATACGCCCGCCCAAGGGGACGCCGGTGGAGGTCAGGCTCAGTTGCAACGTGGTCAACAATTGA
- the LOC100828471 gene encoding uncharacterized protein LOC100828471, with protein MGSMGPTVSMSMAKANGCTVPAGGQQQPEKRSGMFSCGFQMPLHYPRYKKADYEAMPEWRVDCLLREYGLPVSGDVHDKRKFAMGAFLWPAQY; from the coding sequence ATGGGATCCATGGGCCCTACGGTGAGCATGAGCATGGCCAAGGCCAACGGCTGCACGGTGCCCGCCGGtggccagcagcagccggagAAGCGCAGCGGCATGTTCAGCTGCGGCTTCCAGATGCCGCTGCACTACCCGCGGTACAAGAAGGCGGATTACGAGGCGATGCCGGAGTGGCGCGTCGACTGCCTGCTCCGGGAGTACGGCCTCCCCGTCTCCGGCGACGTCCACGACAAGAGGAAGTTCGCCATGGGCGCCTTCCTCTGGCCCGCCCAATACTGA
- the LOC100828771 gene encoding CMP-sialic acid transporter 1, whose protein sequence is MQWYFVAALLTVLTSSQGIWTTLSQSNGKYKYDYATIPFLAEFLKLSVSSFLLWKECQSPSPPRMTKEWKSMRLYLVPSVIYLIHNNVQFATLTYVDPSTYQILGNLKIVTTGILFRLVLKRKLSNLQWMAIVLLAVGTTTSQVKGCGDAPCDSLFSAPLQGYMLGILSACLSALAGVYTEYLMKKNNDSLYWQNVQLYMFGVIFNMGWLVYGDFKAGFEMGPWWQRLFNGYSITTWIVVFNLGSTGLLVSWLMKYSDNIVKVYSTSMAMLLTMVLSVYLFNVRATVQLFLGIIICIISLQMYFMPVQMLVELPQTLPVTSK, encoded by the exons ATGCAGTGGTACTTCGTGGCGGCGCTGCTCACGGTCCTCACCAGCTCGCAG GGTATATGGACTACCCTTTCGCAGAGCAATGGCAAATATAAGTACGATTATGCAACCATTCCATTTCTTGCAGAATTCCTCAAG TTGTCGGTCTCGAGCTTTTTACTTTGGAAGGAATGCCAGTCTCCATCACCACCAAGGATGACAAAGGAGTGGAAGAGCATGCGACTATATCTTGTTCCTTCAGTCATCTACCTCATCCACAACAATGTCCAGTTTGCGACCTTGACCTATGTTGATCCATCTACCTATCAGATATTGGGTAACCTGAAAATTGTCACAACTGGAATTTTGTTCAG GCTTGTCTTGAAAAGGAAGTTGTCAAATCTACAATGGATGGCAATTGTCTTACTTGCTGTGGGAACAACTACAAGCCAG GTCAAAGGATGTGGAGATGCACCATGCGATTCACTTTTCTCAGCACCATTGCAGGGTTACATGCTTGGGATACTTTCTGCCTGTCTTTCTGCACTAGCTGGAGTCTACACTGAGTACTTGATGAAGAAGAATAATGATAGTCTGTACTGGCAAAATGTACAATTATATAT GTTTGGAGTTATATTCAACATGGGTTGGCTTGTCTATGGTGACTTCAAAGCTGGATTTGAGATGGGTCCATGGTGGCAGCGTCTTTTTAATGGCTATTCCATCACAACATGGATAGTTGTGTTCAACTTAGGGTCTACCGGTTTGCTAGTCTCATGGTTGATGAAGTATTCAGACAATATAGTGAAG GTATACTCAACTTCAATGGCCATGCTTTTAACCATGGTTTTGTCTGTATATCTTTTCAATGTGAGAGCTACCGTTCAG CTTTTCTTGGGCATTATCATCTGTATAATTTCCCTGCAAATGTATTTTATGCCGGTTCAAATGCTTGTTGAATTGCCACAAACATTGCCAGTTACATCAAAGTAG
- the LOC104582165 gene encoding uncharacterized protein LOC104582165 produces MAVRSPPSSTEYLDWFEVEITFSREDHPPCIPQPGNAALVLDTQIGGYMLNKVFINDGSGLNIIYADTLRKMNCSTTKLAATKTTFHGIILGKAAKVNLDVVFGTPDNFRRERLDFEVVDWPSQYHVVLSRVALPRFMVVLHYAYLKLKMPGPNGVITISGRFLWSDHCDHEFHKISESLAAHDQAGQAYFLTDDDQNSVLKKRTIETTGSVDLKTEEAQASSSKETNVGSASSPIN; encoded by the coding sequence ATGGCCGTGAGGTCACCTCCCTCTTCAACGGAGTACCTCGACTGGTTTGAAGTGGAGATCACATTCTCCAGAGAAGATCACCCACCCTGCATCCCACAACCGGGAAACGCAGCACTGGTGCTCGACACACAGATCGGGGGCTACATGTTAAACAAAGTGTTCATCAACGACGGAAGTGGGCTAAACATTATCTACGCCGACACCCTACGAAAGATGAACTGCTCAACAACAAAGCTGGCTGCCACAAAGACAACCTTCCATGGGATCATCCTAGGAAAAGCAGCCAAAGTTAACCTTGACGTGGTGTTCGGCACACCCGACAACTTCAGACGCGAACGACTCGACTTCGAAGTGGTCGACTGGCCATCCCAGTACCACGTGGTCCTGAGTCGCGTCGCGCTACCACGCTTTATGGTAGTCCTGCATTACGCTTACCTTAAGCTCAAAATGCCTGGACCCAACGGCGTGATAACTATCTCTGGAAGATTCCTGTGGTCCGACCACTGCGATCAtgaattccataaaatttccGAGTCACTTGCCGCGCATGACCAGGCTGGCCAGGCCTACTTCTTAACAGACGACGACCAAAATTCCGTCCTTAAGAAAAGAACCATTGAGACCACAGGCAGTGTAGACTTGAAGACAGAGGAAGCACAAGCCTCTTCATCAAAGGAGACCAATGTTGGCTCAGCCAGCAGCCCTATCAACTAA